The following proteins come from a genomic window of Triticum aestivum cultivar Chinese Spring chromosome 6A, IWGSC CS RefSeq v2.1, whole genome shotgun sequence:
- the LOC123127845 gene encoding O-glucosyltransferase rumi homolog isoform X2 — protein sequence MIDRARATANFRLVVLRGRAYIERIAPAFQTRDLFTIWGILQLLRRYPGRVPDLDLMFDCVDWPVVHADEYQGDNATAMPPLFRYCGDNETLDVVFPDWSFWGWAEINIKPWDALQKDLNEGNKKVRWIDREPYAYWKGNPDVAAIRQELVKCNVSSEQEWNARIFKQDWIKESKAGYKKSNLASQCTHRYKIYIEGSAWSVSEKYILACDSMTLVIKPKYYDFFSRVLMPTQHYWPVRDDNKCGSIKYAVDWGNSHKKKAQQIGKKASKFIQQELSMDYIYDYMFHLLTEYAKLLRFKPTKPPEAVEVCPESLACQAIGREKKFMQDSMVKSANIAGPCNLPPPFSPDEYKKLQQRKEKSIKQVETLDQNAPKLEERNASKPEDSNPGERNASKPEDSNLGERNASKPEDSNLGERNASKPEERNALKPEDSNPEERNASKPEDSNPEERNASKPKERNASKLEDSNR from the exons ATGATCGACCGCGCGCGCGCCACTGCCAACTTCCGCCTCGTTGTGCTCCGCGGCCGCGCCTACATCGAGCGCATCGCGCCGGCCTTCCAGACGCGCGACCTCTTCACCATCTGGGGCATCCTCCAGCTACTCCGCCGCTACCCTGGCCGCGTCCCCGACCTCGACCTCATGTTCGACTGCGTGGACTGGCCGGTTGTCCACGCCGACGAGTACCAGGGGGACAACGCCACCGCCATGCCGCCGCTTTTCCGCTACTGCGGCGACAACGAGACGCTCGACGTAGTCTTCCCGGACTGGTCCTTCTGGGGCTG GGCCGAGATAAACATAAAGCCGTGGGATGCACTGCAGAAGGATTTGAATGAAGGCAATAAGAAGGTGAGATGGATAGATAGAGAACCTTATGCTTACTGGAAAGGGAATCCAGATGTCGCAGCTATAAGGCAAGAGCTGGTTAAGTGTAATGTGTCCAGTGAACAAGAATGGAATGCACGGATTTTCAAACAG GATTGGATCAAAGAAAGCAAGGCAGGATACAAGAAATCAAATTTGGCCAGTCAATGCACTCATAG GTACAAGATCTACATTGAAGGATCAGCATGGTCAGTCAGTGAGAAGTATATCCTAGCTTGTGATTCGATGACGCTGGTGATTAAACCAAAATACTACGATTTCTTCTCAAGGGTGCTGATGCCCACTCAGCATTATTGGCCAGTTCGAGATGACAATAAGTGTGGCTCCATAAAGTATGCTGTTGACTGGGGAAATTCTCACAAGAAAAAG GCACAACAAATAGGAAAGAAGGCAAGCAAGTTCATTCAACAAGAACTTAGTATGGACTATATATACGATTACATGTTTCACCTCTTAACTGAGTATGCTAAGCTCCTAAGATTCAAGCCAACCAAGCCACCTGAAGCTGTTGAGGTCTGTCCCGAATCTTTGGCCTGCCAAGCCATAGGTCGGGAGAAGAAGTTTATGCAAGACTCCATGGTGAAGTCTGCGAACATTGCAGGCCCATGCAATCTGCCTCCTCCCTTCAGCCCTGATGAATACAAAAAACTACAACAGAGGAAAGAAAAGTCAATTAAACAGGTTGAAACGTTGGATCAAAATGCTCCAAAGCTCGAGGAGCGAAATGCTTCAAAACCTGAGGATAGCAATCCCGGGGAGCGAAATGCTTCAAAACCTGAGGATAGCAATCTCGGGGAGCGAAATGCTTCAAAACCTGAGGATAGCAATCTCGGGGAGCGAAATGCTTCAAAGCCCGAGGAACGAAATGCTTTAAAACCTGAGGATAGCAATCCCGAGGAGCGAAATGCTTCAAAACCTGAGGATAGCAATCCCGAGGAGCGAAATGCTTCAAAGCCCAAGGAGCGAAATGCTTCAAAACTTGAGGATAGCAATCGTTGA
- the LOC123127846 gene encoding vesicle-associated protein 1-2, with product MSSEPRELLGIDPNELRFAFELQKQISCSLHLTNRTDQYIAFKVKTTSPKKYCVRPNNGIVAPRSTFDVLVTMQAQREAPPDMQCRDKFLVQSAVVSQDIAPKDINGDMFTKESGNVVDEVKLQVVYAPPSKPTSVNEGSDQESLGSWSYQETTRELAEPETIPSDPLALILKLMKEEKNFAVQENNKLREELRLLRREISRQNVGFSLFFVLVAAILGVLLGFFMKR from the exons ATGAGCTCCGAGCCCAGGGAGCTGCTCGGAATCGACCCCAACGAGCTCCGCTTCGCCT TCGAGTTACAGAAGCAGATCTCGTGTTCACTGCATCTGACAAACAGAACAGACCAATACATCGCCTTCAAG GTTAAGACAACGAGCCCAAAGAAGTACTGTGTCCGGCCAAACAACGGCATTGTGGCACCGCGATCCACATTCGACGTTCTCG TAACCATGCAAGCACAGCGGGAGGCGCCGCCGGATATGCAATGCAGGGACAAGTTCCTTGTGCAGAGTGCCGTGGTCAGCCAGGACATCGCACCCAAGGATATCAACGGAGACATG TTCACCAAAGAATCGGGCAATGTGGTGGACGAGGTGAAGCTGCAGGTTGTTTATGCTCCACCGTCGAAACCGACATCCGTAAATGAGGGCTCTGATCAGGAAAGTCTGGGCAGTTGGAGTTATCAAGAG ACAACAAGAGAACTTGCAGAACCAGAAACAATACCGTCTGAC CCCTTGGCTTTAATTTTGAAGTTGATGAAGGAGGAGAAGAATTTTGCCGTTCAAGAGAACAATAAGCTTCGAGAGGAACTG CGTCTCCTAAGACGGGAAATCAGCAGGCAGAATGTCGGTTTCTCGCTATTTTTCGTACTCGTGGCCGCTATTCTGGGCGTCCTCCTAGGCTTTTTCATGAAGAGATGA